A window from Methylocystis sp. MJC1 encodes these proteins:
- a CDS encoding DUF5906 domain-containing protein — MGKDDIVQVVEGAEILAFPGARKAALASGNAAAAPGDAQAQNGGDAEPPENDAPPPEDGDDGPRDFIDEFNCEWCFVLMGSRAVVIREMPDAPIEDRTRVLSVDAFKAYFQNQFRPVLKRERQEDGSYQTVRRYVSVAPYWLKHARRRTYDGIEFFPDPNNAPGTKGYFNLWRGFSVSPDRQTPAKERWKKYFTFQDHVKANICDSDYRIYRWVWHWFAHLVQRPRERIGTAIVLRGKMGTGKTVVGDVIGSLFASHYFLVDDPRYLVGQFNAHMGSCILLQVDEGIWAGDKAAEGRLKGLVTAPKQMIEAKGVDPIRLDNYVRLLFSSNESWVVPAGMDERRFACFDVAEHWKEDHGRFAKLYAELNDGGREALLADLLEVDLDAPDAPNLRVIPKTAALLEQKIRSLDPIAAWWLQRLEDGAQTHRAGAWREKVPAATLFNDYLRTNERIGVRRKASETEFGIALRRLVPGVERVRSVEEVEVWDEETLKTVQVTRRVWCLRFPSLGQCKRSFDAALKQAFPWGEAVPDEEAELDAS, encoded by the coding sequence ATGGGAAAAGATGACATCGTCCAGGTTGTCGAGGGCGCCGAAATCCTGGCCTTCCCAGGCGCGCGCAAGGCGGCGTTGGCGTCGGGCAATGCGGCCGCTGCGCCTGGCGATGCTCAGGCGCAGAATGGCGGCGACGCTGAGCCGCCGGAGAATGACGCGCCGCCGCCGGAAGATGGGGATGATGGGCCGCGCGATTTCATAGACGAGTTCAACTGCGAGTGGTGCTTCGTCCTGATGGGCTCGCGCGCCGTTGTCATACGCGAAATGCCCGACGCGCCGATCGAGGATCGCACCCGCGTTCTCTCGGTCGACGCCTTCAAGGCCTATTTCCAGAACCAGTTTCGTCCCGTGCTCAAGCGCGAGCGGCAGGAAGACGGCTCTTACCAGACCGTCCGCCGCTATGTGTCCGTCGCGCCCTATTGGCTCAAGCACGCGCGGCGGCGCACCTATGACGGCATCGAGTTCTTTCCCGATCCCAACAACGCGCCGGGGACGAAGGGCTATTTCAATTTGTGGCGAGGTTTCTCTGTCTCGCCGGACAGGCAAACGCCCGCCAAGGAGCGCTGGAAGAAATATTTCACCTTTCAGGATCACGTGAAGGCGAACATCTGCGATAGCGACTATCGAATCTATCGCTGGGTTTGGCACTGGTTCGCGCATCTCGTCCAGAGGCCGCGCGAGCGCATCGGCACGGCGATCGTGCTGCGCGGCAAGATGGGCACGGGCAAGACGGTCGTCGGCGACGTCATCGGCTCGCTCTTCGCTTCGCATTATTTCCTCGTCGACGATCCGCGTTACCTTGTCGGCCAGTTCAACGCCCATATGGGCTCTTGCATCCTTCTGCAGGTGGATGAGGGCATTTGGGCCGGCGACAAGGCGGCGGAAGGCCGGCTGAAGGGGCTCGTCACTGCGCCCAAGCAGATGATCGAAGCCAAGGGCGTCGATCCGATACGCCTCGACAATTATGTGCGGCTGCTCTTCTCGTCCAATGAAAGCTGGGTTGTGCCGGCCGGCATGGATGAACGCCGCTTCGCCTGTTTCGACGTGGCGGAGCATTGGAAGGAAGATCACGGCCGCTTCGCAAAGCTTTACGCCGAGCTGAACGATGGCGGGAGAGAGGCGCTGTTGGCGGATTTGCTGGAGGTCGATCTCGACGCGCCGGACGCGCCTAACCTCCGCGTGATTCCGAAAACCGCTGCGCTACTGGAGCAGAAAATTCGGTCGCTCGATCCGATTGCGGCCTGGTGGCTTCAGCGCCTCGAAGACGGCGCGCAGACGCATCGTGCGGGCGCCTGGCGCGAGAAAGTGCCGGCCGCGACGCTCTTCAACGATTACCTCCGCACAAATGAGAGGATCGGCGTTCGGCGCAAGGCGAGCGAGACTGAGTTCGGGATTGCGCTGCGCCGCTTAGTGCCGGGTGTCGAGCGCGTGCGCTCCGTCGAAGAAGTCGAGGTCTGGGACGAAGAGACACTGAAGACCGTCCAGGTCACGCGGCGCGTTTGGTGCCTGCGTTTCCCCTCGCTTGGGCAATGCAAGCGCAGTTTCGATGCGGCGCTGAAGCAGGCGTTTCCTTGGGGCGAAGCCGTGCCCGACGAAGAAGCGGAGCTAGACGCGAGTTGA
- a CDS encoding XRE family transcriptional regulator, with the protein MQEQYTIMALDWRKGANYHFGMNALKKIRETKGVSQARLAELAGTTQPQINRLEAAKRKLTKEWAERLAPHLGVKPVELLFGSEDEASPQATGEVVNSDGEKITLPEGAIGEVDSRAGLGGGQHVPEAFEATDEGWRVVDAMKPEPWILPPSFVRSGFRAPISSIIAMTTQGESMAPTINHGDVVFIDTTHQRISPPGLYAMRDIYGEIIVKRLEAFREKGEAMVRIESDNPSHGERFERIADIQIVGRICGMMKLV; encoded by the coding sequence ATGCAAGAGCAATATACCATTATGGCGTTAGACTGGCGCAAGGGTGCCAATTACCATTTCGGTATGAACGCGCTCAAAAAAATCCGCGAAACGAAAGGCGTCTCTCAGGCGAGGCTGGCCGAGTTGGCCGGCACGACGCAGCCACAGATTAACAGGCTTGAGGCCGCGAAGCGGAAGCTGACGAAGGAATGGGCTGAGCGCCTAGCGCCACATCTCGGCGTCAAGCCAGTTGAGTTGCTATTCGGCTCTGAAGATGAGGCGTCACCGCAAGCGACCGGCGAGGTCGTGAACTCTGACGGGGAAAAAATCACTCTACCAGAGGGTGCCATCGGCGAGGTTGATTCCAGGGCGGGGCTTGGCGGAGGCCAGCACGTGCCGGAGGCTTTCGAGGCTACCGATGAAGGGTGGCGCGTCGTTGACGCTATGAAGCCAGAGCCGTGGATTCTCCCCCCGAGTTTCGTGCGGAGCGGGTTCCGCGCACCTATCTCAAGCATTATTGCTATGACGACGCAGGGTGAGAGCATGGCGCCTACGATCAATCACGGTGATGTGGTCTTTATCGACACGACGCATCAGCGGATTTCGCCGCCGGGCCTTTACGCCATGCGCGACATTTATGGTGAGATCATAGTTAAACGACTTGAGGCTTTCAGAGAAAAAGGGGAGGCCATGGTCAGGATCGAATCGGACAATCCCTCACATGGGGAACGCTTTGAGCGTATCGCCGATATCCAGATAGTCGGACGAATTTGCGGGATGATGAAGCTGGTATAG
- a CDS encoding DNA primase — translation MTIAHDLAWRDWIEEARRVSVASYCTLRGIKIRPGDAGQPCPGCGGQDRFSVNTRKNVWNCRVSGFSGDAIALAQHIDGLDFVGACEAVTGRPPPGREASETFEERREREAQLARREEERIAEEERRAHERNVFREAERRRAWGFWRRSLQLSGTPVEAYLEKRRIRPHPSSRLRFAPEMELWNETKRCIARKGPAMISAIEGVDGRFTGVHVTWIDLDAPRGKAETVDPETGMMLPAKKVRGSLKGGSIRMVSGGDEPRRWFLGEGIETVLSVYWSLIEAGSPLVEGAEFRTSVDLDNLGGKAKGRIKHPTKTFVDARGRTRAVLVRDDTLVAPQDDWRVIYVPPSVEELILLGDGDSDPFTTRLALLRGAKRFSREYPSLTIKLAMSKEGADFNDMRMRALEGEAA, via the coding sequence ATGACCATCGCACATGATCTCGCTTGGCGAGACTGGATCGAAGAAGCGCGTCGCGTGAGCGTCGCGAGCTATTGCACGCTGCGCGGGATCAAAATCAGACCGGGTGATGCGGGGCAACCTTGCCCCGGATGCGGCGGGCAGGATCGCTTCTCCGTGAACACGCGCAAGAATGTGTGGAACTGCCGCGTGTCGGGCTTTTCTGGCGACGCGATTGCACTTGCGCAACATATCGACGGGCTCGATTTCGTCGGCGCGTGCGAGGCCGTGACAGGGCGGCCGCCGCCGGGGCGCGAGGCCAGCGAAACGTTTGAAGAGCGGCGCGAGCGCGAGGCGCAGCTCGCCAGGCGCGAGGAAGAGCGTATCGCCGAGGAAGAGCGGCGCGCGCATGAACGCAATGTTTTTCGCGAAGCCGAGCGTCGCCGCGCCTGGGGATTTTGGCGGCGATCTCTCCAGCTCTCCGGCACGCCCGTCGAGGCCTATCTCGAAAAGCGGCGGATTCGCCCTCACCCTTCGTCACGCCTGCGCTTCGCGCCGGAAATGGAGCTTTGGAACGAAACGAAGCGCTGTATCGCCCGCAAGGGCCCGGCGATGATTTCGGCGATCGAAGGCGTCGACGGGCGCTTTACGGGCGTGCATGTCACCTGGATCGATCTCGACGCGCCCAGGGGCAAGGCGGAAACGGTCGATCCGGAAACCGGCATGATGCTGCCGGCGAAGAAGGTGCGCGGCTCGCTCAAGGGCGGTTCGATCCGCATGGTCTCCGGCGGCGACGAACCGAGGCGCTGGTTTCTCGGCGAGGGCATAGAGACGGTTCTCTCCGTCTATTGGTCTTTGATCGAAGCGGGCTCGCCGCTCGTCGAGGGGGCGGAGTTTCGGACGAGCGTCGATCTCGACAATCTCGGCGGCAAGGCCAAGGGCCGCATCAAGCACCCTACGAAAACCTTCGTCGACGCGCGCGGCCGCACGCGCGCGGTGTTGGTGCGCGACGACACGCTTGTCGCGCCGCAGGACGATTGGCGCGTGATCTATGTGCCGCCTTCCGTCGAAGAGCTGATCCTGCTCGGCGACGGCGACAGCGATCCTTTCACGACGCGGCTCGCGCTGCTTCGCGGGGCGAAGCGATTTTCGCGTGAATATCCCTCTCTCACCATCAAGCTCGCGATGAGCAAGGAGGGCGCGGATTTCAACGATATGCGCATGCGCGCGTTAGAGGGCGAGGCGGCGTGA
- a CDS encoding terminase TerL endonuclease subunit, with the protein MGAPARRVEQTALTAAWNFAVPDWRERIREGRSLIPDLPIFRDQADRAVAVFNRLRLADVKDNPTMESASGQWFREIAAALLGSVSPQTLHRMVPELFALVPKKNSKTTGGALLMLAALILNERPNAAFLFVAPTKLIAELSFNQALGAIALDPYLSGRFHVQNHIKKITDSKTGGFLQIKSFDPNVLTGTKPVGALIDEVHLIGTAPEADRVIRQLRSGMISQPEAFLAFITTQSERPPAGVFKRELTRARDVRDGRRADALLAVLYEFPEEIGRAKKNADGAYPWEDPALWPMVTPNLGRSITIPRLYALYQTAKQDGEAELIGWASQHLNIEVGLGLRSDRWVGADHWADAGLPGLTLETLIERCDVAVVGIDGGGLDDLLGLGVIGRDRETREWLAWGHAFAFRAALARRKSISQELTTFETEGDLTIVETLGEDVKGLVAIVRRLADAGLLPDKAAIGLDPAGVGAIVDALAEAGIDDDQICGVSQGYKLMGPMKTLERKLADASFWHTGSGLLAWAVSNAKVELKGNAALITKAASGTAKIDPLMALFDAAALMSMNPEPSAARQPSIYEEQEMRVLRIGG; encoded by the coding sequence ATGGGAGCGCCTGCTCGGCGCGTCGAACAGACCGCATTGACCGCTGCATGGAATTTCGCCGTTCCGGATTGGCGCGAGCGCATCCGGGAGGGTCGCTCCCTGATCCCGGACCTGCCGATCTTCCGCGACCAGGCGGATCGCGCTGTCGCTGTATTCAATCGTTTGCGGCTCGCGGACGTCAAGGACAATCCGACGATGGAGTCGGCGTCCGGTCAATGGTTCCGTGAGATCGCCGCGGCGCTGCTCGGTTCGGTCTCGCCACAAACTCTCCATCGGATGGTTCCGGAGCTGTTTGCTCTAGTGCCCAAGAAGAACAGCAAGACGACCGGCGGCGCCTTGCTGATGCTCGCCGCGCTCATCCTCAACGAGCGCCCGAATGCCGCGTTTCTCTTCGTCGCGCCGACCAAGCTTATCGCCGAGCTATCATTCAATCAGGCTCTCGGCGCCATCGCCCTCGACCCTTATCTTTCCGGCCGCTTTCATGTGCAAAACCACATCAAGAAGATCACGGACTCGAAAACCGGCGGCTTTCTGCAGATCAAATCTTTCGACCCAAACGTCCTCACCGGCACGAAGCCGGTCGGCGCGTTGATCGACGAAGTGCACCTCATTGGAACGGCGCCGGAAGCCGATCGCGTCATCAGGCAGTTGCGCAGCGGCATGATCTCTCAGCCCGAGGCTTTTTTGGCCTTCATCACTACGCAATCGGAGCGGCCTCCCGCGGGCGTCTTCAAGCGCGAGCTCACCCGCGCTCGCGATGTCCGCGACGGTCGCCGCGCTGATGCTCTACTTGCAGTGCTCTACGAGTTCCCCGAGGAAATCGGGCGCGCCAAGAAGAACGCCGACGGCGCTTATCCATGGGAGGACCCGGCGCTCTGGCCCATGGTGACCCCAAATCTCGGCCGCTCCATCACAATCCCGCGCCTCTACGCGCTTTACCAGACCGCGAAACAGGACGGCGAAGCCGAACTTATCGGCTGGGCCTCGCAGCATCTGAATATTGAGGTCGGTCTTGGCCTGCGCTCGGACCGCTGGGTGGGCGCGGATCATTGGGCCGACGCCGGCCTCCCCGGTCTTACGCTCGAAACGCTGATCGAGCGCTGCGACGTCGCCGTCGTCGGCATCGATGGCGGCGGCCTCGACGATCTTCTCGGTCTCGGCGTGATCGGCCGCGATCGCGAGACGCGCGAATGGCTCGCCTGGGGACACGCCTTCGCATTTCGCGCGGCGCTCGCACGGCGCAAGAGCATCTCGCAAGAGCTGACGACTTTCGAGACCGAGGGCGACCTCACCATCGTCGAAACGCTCGGCGAGGATGTCAAAGGCCTGGTCGCCATTGTGCGGCGTCTCGCGGATGCTGGTTTGCTGCCGGACAAGGCGGCGATCGGCCTCGACCCGGCCGGGGTCGGCGCGATCGTCGACGCCCTGGCGGAAGCCGGGATCGATGATGACCAAATCTGCGGGGTCTCGCAGGGCTATAAGCTGATGGGCCCGATGAAGACGCTTGAGCGCAAGCTCGCTGACGCTAGCTTCTGGCATACCGGCTCCGGCCTCCTTGCCTGGGCCGTGTCCAACGCCAAAGTCGAACTCAAGGGAAACGCCGCTCTCATCACCAAGGCGGCGAGCGGCACGGCGAAAATCGATCCGCTCATGGCGCTTTTCGACGCGGCTGCGCTGATGAGCATGAATCCAGAGCCCTCCGCGGCCCGCCAACCGTCGATCTACGAAGAACAGGAAATGCGCGTTCTCAGGATCGGCGGCTGA
- a CDS encoding helix-turn-helix transcriptional regulator has translation MKLADYLTKNDITHADFGRLIRISQAAVTRYAQGDRFPKKEILERIYAATEGAVTPNDFFLFKNDAPAMPAGTEEAAQ, from the coding sequence ATGAAGCTCGCCGATTACCTCACCAAAAACGACATCACGCATGCCGATTTCGGTAGGCTGATCCGAATCTCGCAGGCCGCCGTCACGCGGTACGCCCAAGGCGATCGCTTCCCAAAAAAAGAAATTCTCGAACGCATCTATGCCGCAACCGAAGGGGCTGTGACGCCGAACGATTTCTTCCTCTTCAAGAACGATGCACCCGCCATGCCCGCCGGGACTGAGGAGGCCGCGCAATGA
- a CDS encoding HNH endonuclease yields the protein MLPSDGGANAAHYQSAAHKAWAAEVKQRDGHRCVECGAHGHGVRLIADHVVEIEDGGARLDPNNGQTLCAPCSNRKTAKAKAARRAR from the coding sequence ATGCTCCCGTCAGACGGCGGAGCGAACGCCGCGCATTACCAGTCTGCCGCCCATAAGGCTTGGGCCGCGGAGGTGAAGCAGCGGGATGGCCATCGATGCGTCGAGTGTGGCGCGCATGGGCACGGCGTCCGACTGATCGCTGACCATGTCGTCGAGATCGAGGACGGCGGCGCGCGGCTCGACCCAAACAACGGCCAGACCCTTTGCGCCCCATGCAGCAATCGGAAGACGGCGAAAGCCAAGGCAGCAAGGCGCGCCCGGTAA
- a CDS encoding phage terminase small subunit P27 family, translating to MVNRVARALWVKLHEELASIRFLQSTDYNALGRYVQYMAEWISLTDTLEKEGHSYKTSSEHVEELVRPRPEFRMRKDIEACLASLEDRLGLNPRYRFAITQALLATKAPPPPGQADLPLAGDDDAAETAIDAKSEWERLLGASNRPH from the coding sequence TTGGTCAATCGTGTGGCCCGCGCGCTTTGGGTGAAGTTGCACGAGGAGCTGGCTTCGATCCGCTTTCTGCAGTCGACCGATTACAACGCGCTGGGGCGTTACGTCCAATACATGGCCGAGTGGATTTCGCTGACCGACACTCTCGAAAAGGAGGGTCACAGCTACAAGACGTCTTCGGAGCATGTCGAGGAGCTGGTCCGGCCCCGGCCGGAGTTTCGGATGCGCAAAGATATCGAGGCGTGCCTCGCCTCTCTCGAAGACAGGCTCGGCCTCAATCCTCGCTATCGCTTCGCTATCACGCAAGCGTTGCTCGCGACGAAAGCGCCGCCACCGCCCGGTCAGGCAGACCTGCCGCTTGCCGGTGATGACGACGCGGCGGAAACTGCGATCGACGCGAAAAGCGAATGGGAGCGCCTGCTCGGCGCGTCGAACAGACCGCATTGA
- the nusG gene encoding transcription termination/antitermination protein NusG, producing the protein MAQTARANDVNRKFWEQAEQEPAWYVVEAIEGKEFELSIALEAAFMGSAEVLHLVEVVRTTRRIMAGGVMRRAASVRKVSRFGPLIFLRVAMTKGLCEKIFHMPLAAGVVRCKDGERPVVVSAEMIEFYKKSDSFGTAVMAMQIAVGDTVEVTQGPAIGWKGVVERVDNRRSLILDTSKFGGSAPLFVEAGHVALVVQCRKRPIEPDVKLRQRKRA; encoded by the coding sequence ATGGCGCAAACGGCGCGGGCAAACGACGTCAATCGGAAGTTTTGGGAACAAGCCGAACAGGAGCCGGCTTGGTATGTGGTTGAAGCAATCGAGGGGAAGGAGTTCGAACTTTCGATCGCGCTGGAAGCGGCCTTCATGGGAAGCGCAGAAGTGCTCCACTTGGTGGAGGTCGTGCGAACAACTCGACGCATCATGGCGGGCGGCGTGATGAGGCGCGCTGCTTCGGTTCGCAAAGTTTCGCGCTTCGGGCCGCTGATCTTCCTCCGCGTGGCGATGACGAAGGGGCTCTGTGAGAAAATTTTCCACATGCCTTTGGCGGCAGGCGTCGTGCGCTGCAAGGATGGCGAAAGGCCGGTTGTCGTGTCGGCCGAAATGATTGAGTTCTACAAGAAATCCGACTCGTTCGGGACCGCCGTCATGGCTATGCAAATAGCTGTTGGCGACACTGTCGAAGTGACGCAAGGGCCTGCGATCGGATGGAAGGGCGTTGTCGAGAGGGTTGACAACCGTCGCAGCTTGATACTCGATACGTCTAAATTCGGCGGGTCGGCGCCCTTGTTTGTTGAAGCCGGCCACGTCGCGCTCGTGGTGCAATGCCGAAAGCGTCCGATCGAGCCCGACGTCAAACTACGCCAGCGCAAGCGGGCGTAA